One Fusarium musae strain F31 chromosome 6, whole genome shotgun sequence DNA segment encodes these proteins:
- a CDS encoding hypothetical protein (EggNog:ENOG41), with the protein MTTIEPGNHKAAMGRALGLARSSPPKPTNFRVGALIVRLSDNSIIAEGYTLELPGNTHAEETCLLKLAEQHGTTEEKLSDVFNTPHALYTTVEPCFKRLSGKLPCVERVLRQKSWIKQVYIGVQEPETFVGENTGRKTLEDAGIEIHHVSGLEDEILKVATAGHIKS; encoded by the coding sequence ATGACTACCATAGAACCTGGAAACCACAAGGCCGCAATGGGGCGTGCCTTAGGCTTGGCCAGAAGTTCCCCTCCCAAGCCCACCAACTTTCGTGTGGGAGCTCTAATTGTGCGGCTTAGCGACAACAGCATCATTGCCGAAGGATACACTCTTGAACTTCCCGGGAACACCCATGCAGAAGAGACATGTCTATTGAAGCTGGCTGAGCAGCATGGAACGACAGAGGAGAAGCTATCAGATGTGTTCAACACCCCCCATGCTCTATACACCACTGTTGAACCCTGTTTCAAGCGGCTGAGCGGCAAACTCCCCTGCGTCGAAAGAGTCTTGCGCCAAAAGTCATGGATCAAGCAGGTCTATATTGGCGTTCAGGAGCCTGAGACTTTTGTTGGGGAGAATACAGGTCGCAAAACGCTCGAAGATGCCGGTATTGAGATCCATCATGTCTCAGGCTTGGAAGATGAGATTCTCAAGGTTGCGACTGCAGGGCATATCAAATCATGA